From Abiotrophia defectiva ATCC 49176:
TGACTTGGAATTGAACCCCAATCCCTTCAAAGGAATCACTCATGGCATTATCGAAGGCAGTCGATTCTTCCTTGTTAAAATACTCTGAATAGGGGTCTTCTGTGGCAGATACCATCCCTTTCAGGGCACCTTCTAAAATCTTCTCTTTGTCAATTTCTTCAATGTAGCCTTCACGAATAGAACGATAGACTTCCTGAATTTTCTGAATGTCTTCATCTGAAAGCTGTTCTTTTGAGCCAAAGAGGCTAAATGGTGCAGCGGCTACAGGAACTGTTGTCGTAACGACACTGGTTGTTACCAGTAAGGCAGATAACCATTTCAATCCTTTTCTTAACTTCATCGAATCCCTTCTTTCCAAGAATATTGAGCTTATTTGCTTTGTAGCGCGTAAGCTGTTTCTAAGGCAACTTCCATCATTTGTGTGAAAGTTGTTTGGCGTTCTTCAGCCGTTGTTTCTTCACCTGTAATTAAGTGGTCACTAATCGTACACATAGCCAAGGCTTGACGGTTGTGTTTAGCTGCCACGGCATAGAGCCCCGCTGCTTCCATTTCCACAGCTAAGACCCCATAACGAGCTAGTTTGCCCTTATCCATCTCTTCGTTATAGAAACGATCGCTAGATAAAATATTACCGACATGGATATTTTCCTTAGGTAATTTTTCTGCTGCTAGATGATAAGCAGTATCTAGAACCTTGAAATCAGCTAAGGCTGCAAAGGAGACTTGCCCATTAAAGATATTGGTCAAGCAGCTAGAGTCAGTCGTCGCCCCTTGACCAAAGACGATATCCCGAACTTTGACAGATTCTTTCATCCCACCAGCGGTCCCAATGCGGATAATCGTCTTAACACCATAACTTTGGTAGAGTTCTTCAGCGTAAATCATGGCTGAAGGAATCCCCATACCAGAACCTTGAACAGAAACTGGAACACCCTTGTAGGTCCCAGTAAAACCGAACATGTTGCGTACCGTATTGTAACGCGTCACATCCTCCAGGAAGGTTTCAGCAATATATTGGGCCCGCAATGGATCCCCCGGGAATAAAACTACTTCAGCGATTTGGCCTTCTTGGGCTGCAATATGAATCGACATAAATTTCAATCCTTTCTATTTGTGGTAAAGATACTGTTGCCACGCATCATCAAAGATGGACAATAGACGTGAATAATGAGGGCTGTCTTCCATGTAACGTGAGATTTCGTCAAATTCGTCGCTACGCTTAGGAAACCCTTGATCTGAGTGGATAGCATTCGCCAAGCGACTCATGGGGTCCTTGGCTCCATAGTCCACTGAACGAGAGATATAATCGTAAAAACTCTTTGCCATTAGGCCCTCCTTCGTGTCTGTATATACCCATTCTACCAAAAAAAGGCCACAAGATGCAAAACATAGTCCCTAAGGCTTTAACTTTCTTTCTCAGTATATTTAGGGTACAATGATAGAAAAGGAGGGAAAACATGAAAGAAGCACTCAAATTATCCTATACTAAACAGGTCCTCATTGAAGTTCTCAATGCTGCAACTCATGGTATTGGCGCCCTCTTAAGCATTATTGCCACGGTTGCGCTCATACTCAAAGGCGTCCAACATGGCTCACACTTAGAGATTGTCTCCTATGCGATCTATGGAGCTAGCCTCTTCTTATTATTCTTAAATTCAACCCTTTATCATTCCTTTAGCCTGACTCGCTATAAAGATGTCTTCCAAAAGATTGACCATTCTTCTATCTACCTTTTAATCGCGGGGACTTACACCCCCTACCTCATGGTTTCAATCGGGGGGCTTGTGGGCTATGGTTTCCTAGCGCTTGTCTGGGCCTTGGCTATTGGAGGCATTATCTTCGAAGTCTCTGCTATCGGCCGATGGCCAAAACTCAGCACCTTCCTCTACCTTGGATTAGGCTGGCTTAGTGTCTTTATCATCTATCCCTTAGCTCAATCCATTCCCTTGACCGGGATTCTGCTCTTAGCTTTGGGCGGTGTCACTTACTCACTAGGAACGATTTTTTATCGTATGAAAGACAACAAATGGATGCATATCATTTGGCACCTTTTCGTATTAGGTGGCGCCGTCTTTATGTTTTATAGCATTCTATACTATGTGTAAAAACAAAATCCAATGGTCAGGCAACCATTGGATTTTTTTCACTCTCAAGAGCTATTAAAGTCTAGTCTTTAATTTACAGACTATTTTAAGCCCCTAAATCGACTAGTTTTTATCTTCTTCTTATCAATTCCCTTATCCTCAAGGAATTTGGTCATAGCATTCACATCATCGGCCTGCCCCGCTAATAGATAAGTCGCATCATTACCATAGCGCTCAACTGCGTCACTTAAATAGTCCTGACTTTGAGAAAGACTCGAGCTGCTCTCATAGCTTAGATTTGCATGTTTTTTAGCTGAATCTTCCAGTTCATTGTTAAAGACCATCACCCCTTTACTTAAGTGACTCAAGACCAATTCGCGTTTACTTATCTCTTCTTTGATAATTGGGCGTATGGCTGCAATACCGACATCAGAGGCAAAACATACGAAGGCTTTATTGCTGTCCGCCGTGGATAAGGTCGAGTCCAACCAACTTAGCTCTACTTTGCTTCCCGCTGGCAAATTAGTTAGACTTTTTTTGTATGGACTGCCATTATTATGAGTCAAAATTAAAATTTCATCTTCATTTGAACTTGAAGCAATCGTTAGCCAACGGCTACTTTCCCCATCTTTAGCTTGGCTTTTGCTTGCCCCCGTTACAACCTCGCTAGAGGTTTGATGATTATCTATACTATTTGGTAAAGAGATCTTAGCGTGAGCACCTGCTTTCCATTGCATGTTGTCAGGTTTAGCCAAGTGGATGAGGCTTAAATCCCCTTCTAGTTTATCAATAGAAAGGACAGATAGCGTTTGACCACGCCCAAGATAAGCGATAATGCCCCAAGCGATAATGCTTAAAC
This genomic window contains:
- a CDS encoding YozE family protein, translated to MAKSFYDYISRSVDYGAKDPMSRLANAIHSDQGFPKRSDEFDEISRYMEDSPHYSRLLSIFDDAWQQYLYHK
- the deoD gene encoding purine-nucleoside phosphorylase, coding for MSIHIAAQEGQIAEVVLFPGDPLRAQYIAETFLEDVTRYNTVRNMFGFTGTYKGVPVSVQGSGMGIPSAMIYAEELYQSYGVKTIIRIGTAGGMKESVKVRDIVFGQGATTDSSCLTNIFNGQVSFAALADFKVLDTAYHLAAEKLPKENIHVGNILSSDRFYNEEMDKGKLARYGVLAVEMEAAGLYAVAAKHNRQALAMCTISDHLITGEETTAEERQTTFTQMMEVALETAYALQSK
- a CDS encoding ferredoxin reductase; its protein translation is MKRGKTMLITILAVIVSLSIIAWGIIAYLGRGQTLSVLSIDKLEGDLSLIHLAKPDNMQWKAGAHAKISLPNSIDNHQTSSEVVTGASKSQAKDGESSRWLTIASSSNEDEILILTHNNGSPYKKSLTNLPAGSKVELSWLDSTLSTADSNKAFVCFASDVGIAAIRPIIKEEISKRELVLSHLSKGVMVFNNELEDSAKKHANLSYESSSSLSQSQDYLSDAVERYGNDATYLLAGQADDVNAMTKFLEDKGIDKKKIKTSRFRGLK
- the trhA gene encoding PAQR family membrane homeostasis protein TrhA gives rise to the protein MKEALKLSYTKQVLIEVLNAATHGIGALLSIIATVALILKGVQHGSHLEIVSYAIYGASLFLLFLNSTLYHSFSLTRYKDVFQKIDHSSIYLLIAGTYTPYLMVSIGGLVGYGFLALVWALAIGGIIFEVSAIGRWPKLSTFLYLGLGWLSVFIIYPLAQSIPLTGILLLALGGVTYSLGTIFYRMKDNKWMHIIWHLFVLGGAVFMFYSILYYV